Sequence from the Nasonia vitripennis strain AsymCx chromosome 5, Nvit_psr_1.1, whole genome shotgun sequence genome:
taaaaacgttaaaataagaatatacaggacaataatactgccggtggttctgtacgggtgcgaaacgtgggctctcactaagcaggcggacaaccgttttagggtatttgaaaataaagtcttgcgaaaaatatacgggccgaagaaagatgaggaaaccggggaatggaggagactacacaatgatgagttacacaatctgtacgcgtcaccaaatatcaacagaataataaaatcgcgcagattgggatgggcagggcacgtagcgagaatgggagacgaccgtacggcagcgcgtgtcatgaagggcaggccgatggtaacgcgacctctaggtagacctagacgtagatgggaagacaacgtaaaagcggatctagtagaaataggacgggtgggtgtcgatcggagaggtgcatcttgggtggggttgacacaagatagggcagcgtggaaggcttgcgtagatgaggcgctgaactttcgagttccaaatgccatgtaaaaaaaaaaactatcttTAGTCTTAAGTACTAGTTTTAAGTCTTTTATTCTTCTGTTATATACCAAGCTTGTACACAGGTAACTTAGTTTACCTTTACAAGGCTTGCTGGTATGCGTATTCTTAAGGTATACTATGAAACCTATCATCttggtttaataaataataaataaataataacatatCCTGCAGGTGATAgtagtatacctatatataagtgtatagatatttattgatattttttttaatgtttatgCACGCGTCAGAAATAACAGGAAGAGATGAGTGGCTTTTGCGAAAGAAATGAGATTTATAATGTCAGCGGCGTGACTGTACACATCGGTGAAAATTTGGAGTTTTCGCTCGGAAGAACCAGAGCGAAAAGCGGAAGCTGAACTGAGACTCTTATAATTTTACTTAGGAGAAGCCCTAGCTGTTTTTTTTTGATGATGGACATCAACTGCGGACAGTCTGTTTTCTTGCTTGATAGGAAAAACGAGCTAAATAAGCTTATGTTACAGAGGGTATTCACATTCTGTAACAGTTTTTTTATAACTACGAATATGATGTTTTCCAGTAATATAACGGTACTTCAATTAAAAATCCCCGCTTTTATCAGTGCTTCAATATTGTATTTTCTATCCCGCTAGATATTGATCTTGATCGAATGCGCTATAAACACgcagaagcgatataagtagCAGATAAagaaatgtatatataaaagcaCACAGCAGATTTCAAAATGATCAGACTGTAAAGTATCTTGAAATCATCAACACACTACCAGACCAATTTTACTAACCGCCAAAATGAGTCAAACTCTTACCTACCTTTTGCTCTTGGTCGTCCTTATCGCCTGTCTGACTAATGGCGCTGTTGCGGGTAAGTTGATATTTTCACCTGTATTACCTTACTGAATAAAAATCTCAGATGAGATTTCTGGCCGAAATCTCACTTGAGATTCTGCCCTACGGATTGCtaaaatttcttaaataaCTATTATTCagtttgttataattaaaaCTTGCCATCTAGGTGgtaaaaactctcaaataagttaaaaaatacacGTTTTCAAGCATTTGAAGCAGtatgcaaatttaaaaaaaataatacgagaATCTCTAGTTAGCAACTCAtgagttaaaattttaaaaatctataaaaactGGCTGTATGAGCAACTCGAAACATTGTTTTTCGAACTTATTTGCGAGTTTTTACCACCTAAGAGGTAACTTAATTATAACAAAATGAATAATGGATATTTATATTAAGAAATTTTAGCAATCGGCATGGCAgaatctcaggtgagattttGGCCAGAGATCTCACCTGAAATTTTCCAGTAGGgtattttacttattaaagTGTTGGCTGAATGAATTTCGTCATAGCATTAATTGTCATTTGTTAAATGTTACAGCGGCTGAATGGGgatgcagcagcaacagcgaaTGCGGAACGTGCAGCTGTACTGGTGGATATTGCGTCTGTCCCGATGGAGTGGTCTAAATCAGCTGAGAAGCCTTATCGTCCTTTTATTGATTGATTTCGAGAAGAACAATGTAGCTTTATAActtgattaatttttctaatccactaaaataaatgatttataGTATTCCATAAAGCTGGATTGGTGTGATTTTTCCTATTGTTTAAAACCTTCAAGTATaattgaaaacataatcaCAGAAATAATCGAATACTGACTGGATGATAATATATTCCACTTACATTACCTACCTTTACCTtatatatttctaaaatttatgTATTCTTTAAACAGATTCCGTCTTTTATAGTTGAGCATAAAACGCTTTGCccgtttaaaattttgttcatcTTTTGTTCTTACGTATGAGCTTGCAAATTCCTAAGctttcgaataaaaaatataattcccGCGGCCCGCCGTGCGTCGACGCGCCTGCGCAGTCTGCACTCCCGAGTCGCGAGTCGCGGCCGCGCATTCGTGATACATATCCGTGAGTTCGCGACGTCACACAGAGCGCATAAACAGCTGATCCGCATTGACTAGTCCAAAATGGCCACATGCATGAGTTTATAGTGAAAAGTTGGTGTTTTCCGGCAAAATTCGCCAAGTCCTGAGGCACAAATCAATCACTACTGCCAATCGACCGATTCTGTAAGCCCCGTAGATTTACCTCACGCAATTATCTCGACGACGACTGGCGCAGttggattaaaaaaaagtcgacgaAAACCTCAATGCCGTCACACGCAGTGACATCTCGCGCAGCAGACGCTCTATGGGCTATGGCATTGGCTCTAAGCCTAAGCCTCGGCTCTAATGACTTTTTGTTAATTCGCGAAAAATAGTCACGAGGCGCGTCGCCCCGAGGCTAGCTAACTCTTCTAATGTTTGTGTGGCGTCGTTCGTCCGACCGAGCGACGTACGTCGAATTATTCAATTGCTGGACTTATTGATCCAATTCGTGGCCATTTTATGTAAAGTAACAAAGTGTATGTACAAGGTTGTAAAGTGATTGTGCCTGGTGACTCCGATTCCGATACAGTTTTGCTTCTTGTgcgaaatattttttcgttttcgtCAGTCGACTTTTTTTACCTTGCTTTGCCATTTATCAATTTTCCTtcttaaatatatatacactcttGATGGCTCATACGTTGGCCAACTTGAGACTGCTTGTATGAGTATCATAGAAAATTTTGATTGAAATCCTGCAGGATCAGTAATCATGACAGCTGGTACTAGTTTGGTTGTACCCGTAGTGCTGTGGGGGCGTATAGCTCCCACACACTGCATCTCGTGCATATACCTATCACGAGATCAAAAGACTTTAGTAACAGGTTGCTATGACGGACAAATTTGTTTATGGCAAGTGGATCCTGAAACATTAAAGGTAGTTAAATGTTGCTGTGTTTTTggattcatacttttttatatatccACTAATAATGATCATTGTGTTTCATTCATAATCTCACAGATGACTCCAAGATGTTTACTAGTTGGTCATACAGCTCCGATCATGTGCCTTAGTCGAGCCAGTGTCATCATGGAGCAAAACTATATTGTTAGCAGTAGCGAAAGTGGAGAAATGTGCACTTGGGATTTGGTTGATGGAAAGTGCCGTGAAACTGTTAAGCTCAATAACATTCACACTCAAATGTTACCGTATGTCTCTGCTGGAGGCGAGGATGTTAGATTATTTTGTTCAGGGTAAatttataatgtatttaattttttatatcacCTTAGTGACATTCAATAAAATTACATTTGCAATCCTCAGATATTATCCAGAGGTACTAGTGATGGATCCATTTAGCCTAGAAGTACTATTTACCCTGAGTTCCAGGGTAAACCCAGATTGGATCAGTGCTCTACATATCCTGCGGCCGGCCAAACGGAAAGGTCGGTTCTACGTGCACACAAGTTAGTTTACACTCATTCACACCTACGCTTACTACCTCTTATACTTAAACATTAATCCTTTTTTACTCCCTAtgatttgtattttattttgtagtaGAGTAAATAATTGCACAATTGAATTTGACCatattgcaaataattaagattattCTGAACTTGCTTCAATTCAAAGCGCGATACTTAGAAATTGAAGAATATGATAAATGAGCTTCTGGTTTCAAACTTTGGTTAAATTATTGAAAGTGTGGATAACAATGGGTTGCACTGTTTTTGAATGATAAAGTCACAAAACTTTGTGGTAAAAATAATCTAACAATTGTATGAGTAGACTTTAAATTGtatatttacataataataatggtTATACTAGTTCCTCTTaaagtaatttataaatatttttaatgtaaatTATAATGTTGCAGCATGTAATCAAAGCGGATTCAAATTGGTACTTGAGTGCTGGTAGTTGAACTTGCTCTATGTACTCCTATATTTCTAGAATCTTGAACGGGTTTATAAATCTTCTTGCTGTTTTAAAACATACAAAGCATTATCTGGGTTATTGATCgatcaaaatcgattttttaaattaactaACAATAACAAAACTTCGtgctaactttttttttattagcacTTTTACTCTctttagaattttatttttatcatactTACCACAAACCTTGCTAAAGTCTTTTCCCTGCTATTCATTAATCATCTACACACAATAATCGCAAAACAATACTCTCTGTAAGTATATACAACATGAGTAATCTCTTTCATACGAAACTAGAAAAGAGAatagtatattaataatactttatatttttataagcaTGAAAAGCTTGTGAGTTTTAGTGAAATAATTGATAATTGTGATGTTTTTATATTGTCAAATCTTAAATCTGTTGACTATTCAATTAAAGACCAAAAGTTTtgcattttattaatttatttattttattcattgtgCAGACTTCATTTGTTGGAAATGATGTAACTTataaattatgattattaatttatgaCTGAATTCTTAAAAAGTTCTTCTGTAGTAAATTGCTGCTTTATAAAActactatatatactaaagaagtttaaaaaaaaactctattaaaatttaatcaatgCATATAGTTTCTACACAAAGTTTCATGTTTTTATTTGCTTATTAAATCAAAATGAGATACAAGTGTGTTTTCAAATGGGATCCAGTAGAATTTGgcacaaaaaatattttaaagttttgGAGTTTGTGTTATTCCAAGTGGCTAGCTTTGCATGTATTGGatattctctttcttttatttcttttgtATATGTAATTCACTATTTTCGTTTCAATGAATTTGTTAAATATtgctttttaaagaaaaaggtttatgaactttattttttatgcatgaataaaaatggaaaaaaaaatattgttatattatGGATATTTGTACTTGCATGTTTGTtggaaaaatttgtaaaattgtagaaaattctgtataattttatttgtatacatagattatattttttatttattaatattatacacaaattgaattgaaataaatataatacagTTCATGCCAATAGcaatagaaataaattcttGTTTCTAATTGCCTATTGTTTACAACAACtaatcaacattttttaaagatgacGTGGTATTGGCTTTAACAACTACTGGAACAGTAAAAGTCTGGACTCTTTTGGGACATGAGAATCGTAATAGCGAGCCACTTTACGAGCATGAGAGCAAGCAGATCAGATGTTTGAATGCCCTAGCTATGACCTGCTGTCCTTACAACCAACGTACTGTACTTATAGTGTGTTCCAAATATTGGcaggtaaaaattttgttttcgcGCAATTTTGCACACGAGTCATATACATATGCGCATATTAAAATACAGTTCCaatattaattttagatttatgaTGCTGGAGATTTTTCGGTCTTGTGTTCTGTAACTGCACCCAGAGGAGAAAGATGGATGGCTGGTGACTTTTTAGCTGCAGACCGGGTGATTCTTTGGAGCGATGAAGGGCATGGTTATTTGTACAAATTACCAGCAAAGTAAGTTTAGACTGTGATTTTGTTAAGTACACTTTATACTAcccatttttaaatataattaactgTAAAGGTATGATGTTAAATTTATATGAAGAAATCAACTTTTTCATGTTAATATATTGTTTTGGCAAGGGGGAAAAAGTTATCTATTTCTAAAAATTACATTTAGTGTAGACTGGTGTTTGTGGGAAAAATTGATTTCTATGAACTATGTTTTCTACTTTGAAAATACACAATTGCACAACAACCAAATAATTaacaattcaataaaattacaattttgtaTTTCTTTATTGGTTGTAGGGTTATTACACAACTTGAAAGGTAGTTCTACACAAGTATTTACATGATTCTTACTAAATTAAGACAGTTATGCTCTTAACATATTTCAATTTAGataattgacttttaaaactaacatttttttaaactattttttttaaataatcgttTAAAACAATACATATTAATATCAATTCTTACAAAACAACACTAAAATTTAATATGtatgtttttatttcatattagATTATGCTGCTAACTATTAGCAAAGCACTTGCAAGCAATGCACAATTTAATTATCATTCTGTTATTGCTCATGTTTCTTTTTCAAGCATAACAGCGCCATACATTTATATTCATAATGTAATCGTCATATCTTTTTCAGTAATGAACTTgcatttactttaattttataatacattttaataatCGTTAGACTCATGATTGTATAATCTCATTCATTATATTAACAATGTTATGCTGATGAATGACTCATGGTAATTGattatctaaaaaaatttaagaaagataaaattgaatttgatttattaaattcattttttcacaCCGAAAGTTctttctactttttttcttatattaaagtggtatgaattaaaaatctacgaaatttgtttttttttatagtactGCAGGGCATAAATCCGCATTTATGTTAacacgcctatccgtgacaTAAGTAGTCCTTTATTGCACCGTGCATATCGCCctcggtgcaaaaaaggactgctAATGTCACGGATAGACGAGACAGCGAATTTATGCTAGTCAatgctataaaataatgtacgaTACACGTGTCATAAGTCGTTCTTCATGGCACTGCGTTAAGCGCTCGAGCGTAGCGTAAAATACGACTTATgccactagtatcgtaatgtactaataTTACTTGAGTCAAATTTTTGTGACCAAACATTTCATGATAATCCTGTCCTTTATTCCTTAAGTCATTTACACAGTACTCCAATTAATGCATTTCTGATCTTTTTTTCACGATGATGTTCTTTccataaaaaattaacatcTGCCATGTTCTACGGTGGACCTGGTCTGTTATAGCAAGCTGAAGGGCAAGGCTCTCAGCAGGTAACCCTGCATTGTCATATAAACCTcatatacaataattattcACTCTTCTTTTGTAATTCTATTCTGTAAACCTTGGACTTTTCTCTTTACCAGCTTAACTCGCTCTGAGTCAGTAAATTCTAAGATTTCCAGTttaagatgaaaaaaaaatgtttgtcctGGACCATTCAAAATAGTCAAGTTTgaaactattattttaattttattaaatggTGATGGTtaaggaattgaaaataaaaaatttaaataatagcattaacttaataaataaaactttttcatcAATAACTAGTATctttttgattaattaataCTTCAGAGTAGTGCTCATCTTCTTTCACATTTCatatataaattatcacaTTTCGAGTTCATATCCTTTTACACAATAATTTTAAGACTTTGCTTTTGTTGCTTCTATGCACGCACTGAATGACACGTTAACAGCTTCTCTATCGAATACAAacactttgtttattttgtttaaagcACTATGAtggtattttatttcaaatagtAAGAATTCAAATAGAAGTGCAGAATGCACTaacaataaaacaataatttgGCATCtatgtttttgattttataattttaaattgatttgCTGAATTTATTTTGTGCAATTTAATATATGTGTCTATTCATTGTTTATGCTAAATGTTTtggttttttaacgatattttgAATGTCAatgttaatattataattgaacagttttttcaataattgtGGAAAGACCAAAACAAACGCTTGAACGTTAAATTATCTACAATGATACTAATAATATTTACTGAGCAGTAGTGTCGCAGACAACAAGAACTTCCATTCAGCCTCAGTGGAGAATGATCAACCATACTTATACTGCACTCTTACTCAGCCTGGTGATAAGGTacgaataatttttctttttgaataaatattcttgttttctttttatatttataatctttATTATTCTCTAGCCTTTATCTTGTCCACCTGCAATGCGACTAGTCACAGCTCAGCAAGGAAACAAAACTCAAAAGTTTCTTTTACGTGGTGACAGTGAAGGAGTTGTAATGCTTTGGACAGTGCCAGACATAACAGGCCAGCAGATGAATCAAATAAATCAACATGACAGTACTCCACCAATGCTACCACCTACCTTGAAAACTAGTATAACTGCAGCCTGGGAAGCAATGAAGCCATCCCCAGTTGGAATTCTGGATCAGTTGGACTGTGGGGATGGACATGGAATTAAATTAACAGCCAGTATTTACTTACCCCAGCAGAGTCGTTTGGTTGTGGGTAGAGAAGATGGGAGTATAATAATTGTCCCAGCTACACAAACTGTAATGTTGCAGTTATTACATGGAAATCACCAGCAATTCGATGGTAAGACTACAAAATTTGGatattcatattttatatcgttgtatattattttgtaaacgttttataaaattcattagatTGGCCCCCTCATCAAGTCCTGTTAGGGCACTCAGGGCGTGTAAATTGTCTACTGTATCCTCATGGAGCTGCATCCAGATATGACAAAACCCATTTAGTTTCGGGATCTGTTGATTTCGCTGTGTGCTTGTGGGATTTGTACGCGGGAACCCTGATTCATCGTTTTTGCGTTCACGCTGGGGAAATTACTCAGCTACTGGTTCCTCCAGATAATTGTAGTGTAAGTGTGATACAACATTTAGACAGGTTACAGTTGTTTGTTTCAActaaattaacgaaaaatttCAACTTGCAGCCaagaatccaaaaatgtgtctGTAGCGTAGCTTCAGATCATAGCGTTACGTTGCTATCGTTAGCCGAAAGAAAATGCGTCGTTTTAGCTTCGCGTCATTTATTCCCTGTGGTCACCATCAAATGGAGGCCATATGATGATTTTATGATTGTTGGATGTTCTGATGGAGCTGTTTACGTTTGGCAAATGGAAACCGGTCACCTCGATCGCGTCTTGCATggtatgaaaattatttttgtgattGTGATTTTACGGAATTTTTAACGTGACAATTGAAATTTTGAAGGTATCATAGCCGAAGAAGTATTATATGCTTGCGATGAAAATACAATGGTAACAACTGGCTCTAGTAGTGGTGGAGGTGAATTGGGCTTAGCGAACCCAGCTGTTCATTTCTTCAGGTAATATAAccagaaattaataaaatttttaacttgaTTTTACAATTCTCTAAATACcaacaattatatttttcagagGTTTAAGGCACAGAAATTTATCAGCTATTCGTCATGCTACACAGCGAGGTCTGCATCAATTGCAACAACTTCACGGCGGTCATGGAAACGATCACGGGAATCAGATAAGGGCTAAAGGTGCTCCGCTGACCATCCAGGGTTTCCGCAGCAATCCCAAAGATCCAGAGAGTCATATTCTTTTCTTCGACATCGAAGGACTCATAGGTAAAACTCGTAATTTTGTTGCTTAGATTTTTCTTTGCAGGACAATTTTCAGCGGATATAAGCCCCAGGAATAGGAAGTTATATCGGTCCTGGCTTTTTTTGTTGCGTGAACTTGCTTCATAAATAAACGAAATTTTCGATGTTCATACAGTACAATTATTGAGCGACGAGTACGGGTCTATGTCGCCCGGATCATTGGAAGCGCAGGGCTTGATTTCAGCTACGGAGTATCAAAAAGTTGCTGCGCTTACGCAGTCAGCAAGCCCTGATGCACATAAGAAAATTGCAGGTGAGGATTCTGCGAATATGTGGCTGCTACTACTTGACCCTTTCGAGCCAGTTAGACTCAAATTGTACTTTGTATATATTAACAAAAGTTGCTTGTTGGGCTTTATAAAATGTAAGCATACGCGTACAAAGTACTTTTTGaagtttttattcaaatttaaaattattttgtccAATAATAGAAGGTGACTAAAGGGTCAAGTACAAAGGTGCAATAAAGTCCTGCTATTAGGGTACTGCATGTATGAGGAGAGAATGTATGCAATTATTGactaatattaaaatttatagacTTTTTTGGTCGCGTCAAGGATAAGGCAGGTGACATGGAGCGGATACTGAAGGAAAAGGATCGACATGGTACCGTGTTGTAGCAAAACTGTTGCATATGTGTTTATTTGCCCTTATCAACAACTTATTTGTTACCGTCATATATGTTTATTTAATTGCTTTGATAATTACTGCTATTATACATTTTAACATGTCTTACGTTCTTGTctgaatttattaattttacttattttctagatggttattattatttatattaatgttattatttttctgattaaaaaatcttattgaaAAGACACATAGTAAAATTAGAAATACATTGATTCTTGGCAAATTTTATAGAACAATTCACGTTTATAAATCTGACGAATGCAATggattttttaatcatttcaaatatattttattgcaattttatttatttatagaagTAGTCAGGTTTCAATGTTAGGACTTACAGTGTTTCAATTCATTCGGGAAGCATCAAGAAAAATCATTCAGATTAGTTCAGACAAAAATCTGTGGGTCCAGCATGTGAAGCTCCTGtagaatttattataatttatgttCTCGTTCGCTTTTTGTGATTAAAGTATACATGTGAATGTGAAAAACTTGTTAAAGGGCAAATTTTTCTATAGGTATTATTGCTAAGATGAAGGAGGGCGCAGAGAATGTGCATACTAAAATTCAGGCTAAAGTGGAAAGCGTTGGTCTGAAGCCATCGACTCTCGATGGTAAAGGTTAGAGTATTTGCTTTGCGAGCCTATATGAAAGATATAAGCTATAAGTTATAGGCATATATAGCATGATTTTACGTCCTATACGTTTTGCTTTTGtacttattataattataattttattcataagTTCAATAGATCGTCTATATGCTATGCTTATTTAAAAGTCGTTCATTCAAGgatatttgaaattattttgtcaactaatggaaaatttaattttaatattaccTCCTTGAATGCAATCGGTTTTATTAAACagtttttttgtatttaatcTTTCATCCAACATATCCTGCTTcagtttattttcattttaacttattttttCTGAATTCTTAGCAATTGGTCTACGCCCAATGTACTACAAAGATTGCTTTTCTTGAAGGCATGCATACACGCTTTATCATCATTAATTTGGCTCATTTCAGTTCTCTCAGTCGATTGCAATGGCACTATTCTCCAGATTCActgtacaattttaatttattctcaTTATACATGGTAAAGACcctgtatttatttatataaatcatCCATATAGTCGTATACTACATTGTTTTGAcatgaatatttaatttaccTATTATTTGTATCGTTACTTTCATCGTCACGTTTTTATATTCTGATTTATATCATAATGCCcttgattttatatttaatttttagtcGTAAAGtatgtttatatatttttgttcacGTCACTGTCATACAATGATAGATTTTTAGCTATTTCATTTGCATAATCTAACAATACAATGTCGTTGATTGTTAGGCGACGGATGGAATAATGACAGCACCAGAAACTCTCTGAAACGCAATGGGGCTTTCAATGAACCAAATTCGACAATGGAGATAgctcaacttttgttaagtcTACTGCACGCTTGGGGAATGGACCCAGACCTTGATCGCGTTTGCGAAGGCAAGCTAGGACTTCTGAGACCAATGGTACCGGTATCCTTTGGAGTATTATCGAAAGGAGGTATGTTTTCTTATCTGAAATCAGATCAATCGttaattaattcattactGACAAATAATATTTCCAGGGTACATGTCGTTCTTACTTCCAACGTGGCAGACTCATCTTGAGCATTGTATAGGAGAACCTGCGACGCAGTTGGAGCAGCGTTTGCCGGTAGAACTAGTCAGACAAGAAAGGCTCACGAGGGCCTTTACCTCAAGGGCACACTGGGAATTGTCGACCACTTTGACTAGCAACCACTTGTTGGCCGTGGTAGCCCTGTCTAATACTCTCATGTCGATGAATAACGCAACATTTGTTCCTGAGCAAGAAAGAAACCGTAAAATGCATAGGTGAAGTGtttacataatatatttttttttgtttttattactGACTGCTGATGTCCAACTTATTTTATATTGTCTTTTTTAGGCCAGGAAATAGGCCAGTAAATTGGAATAAAGCTGAAGAAGAGAATGAAGAAATGTACACTGTGCAACAGGCGCAGATAAAACAAGGCTGGTCCTTGTTGGCTACGCTGCACTGCGTTCTTCTTCCCGATAAAGTCGCCGCTCAAGGCGGATCTAAAACATTTAAGAAACCTCAGGTGGAGATGATGGCTCGAAGATGGCAACATCAGTGCCTGGAGATACGAGAAGCGGCTCAAGCGCTTTTACTCGCTGAGCTAGGAAGAATGGGGCCGAAGGGTAGGAAAGCTTTAGTGGACAACTGGGCACCGTATCTACCAATGTACAGCACTCAAGAGCCTATCGCGCCgcaaaatcaaaaccaaagcccACCACCTGGTAGTCCACCTCCGAACAGCGAGCATCCCGATGTGGAggacgacgaagaagaagaacttGCCGAAGGTGTgtatttgatatattttttattatttaaaatgtattcacttacaaaaaagaagaaaaaaacatgaaCGATTCTTCTTTCACAGAACTGAGCGTGTCAAGAAAACCATCGAGCGTTGCTGAACTGAAGCGTAAACAAACTACTGCTGTTGTGCTGTTAGGTGTCATTGGCGCGGAATTCGGCCAGGATGTGACGACAAACAATCAGAAGAGGGATAATGACCAGCGACGCAAGAGTTCAGTTGTCGAAGGTTTTGGAATCGGAAACAACAATTTATCGAGGCTCACAAGCATTGCCCTAACGCATTTACTGTACGCACCTAATTCGCAAAAATTACCTCTTCACACGGCTTTGAGAAGAGCCGCCATTGATCTCATTGGCCGTGGATTTACTGTCTGGGAGCCTTACCTTGATGTTTCTAGAGTAAGGACACCTATTGTTATGATATAATACGTGGGATTCAGTCCATTTCTTTAAGGATACAATTTTGTTATTAGGTTCTTTTGAGTTTGCTCGAAATGTGCTGTGATGCAGATAAACTTGTGCCAAGTATGACCTACGGCCTTCCATTGACTCCAGCCGCAGACAGCTGCAGAACGGCTCGGCATGCCCTGACGTTGATCGCCACCGCGCGTCCAGCAGCATTCATCACAACGATGGCACGTGAAGTAGCCAGATACAACACGTTGCAACAGAACGCACAGACGCTCAACATCAACCTAGGAGCCAGTGTGCTGGCCAGAGCCAAACCAGAGATCCTGAGAATCGTTGAGCAACTGATCGATAAAATGCAAAGCGAGATGAGCGATTTATTAGTAGAAGTACGTCATTCGaaaacatttcattttaattatgCCACGTTAATGGTTTAC
This genomic interval carries:
- the LOC100118200 gene encoding WD repeat-containing protein 7 isoform X5, with the translated sequence MTAGTSLVVPVVLWGRIAPTHCISCIYLSRDQKTLVTGCYDGQICLWQVDPETLKMTPRCLLVGHTAPIMCLSRASVIMEQNYIVSSSESGEMCTWDLVDGKCRETVKLNNIHTQMLPYVSAGGEDVRLFCSGYYPEVLVMDPFSLEVLFTLSSRVNPDWISALHILRPAKRKGRFYVHTNDVVLALTTTGTVKVWTLLGHENRNSEPLYEHESKQIRCLNALAMTCCPYNQRTVLIVCSKYWQIYDAGDFSVLCSVTAPRGERWMAGDFLAADRVILWSDEGHGYLYKLPAKVITQLESSVADNKNFHSASVENDQPYLYCTLTQPGDKPLSCPPAMRLVTAQQGNKTQKFLLRGDSEGVVMLWTVPDITGQQMNQINQHDSTPPMLPPTLKTSITAAWEAMKPSPVGILDQLDCGDGHGIKLTASIYLPQQSRLVVGREDGSIIIVPATQTVMLQLLHGNHQQFDDWPPHQVLLGHSGRVNCLLYPHGAASRYDKTHLVSGSVDFAVCLWDLYAGTLIHRFCVHAGEITQLLVPPDNCSPRIQKCVCSVASDHSVTLLSLAERKCVVLASRHLFPVVTIKWRPYDDFMIVGCSDGAVYVWQMETGHLDRVLHGIIAEEVLYACDENTMVTTGSSSGGGELGLANPAVHFFRGLRHRNLSAIRHATQRGLHQLQQLHGGHGNDHGNQIRAKGAPLTIQGFRSNPKDPESHILFFDIEGLIVQLLSDEYGSMSPGSLEAQGLISATEYQKVAALTQSASPDAHKKIADFFGRVKDKAGDMERILKEKDRHGIIAKMKEGAENVHTKIQAKVESVGLKPSTLDGKGDGWNNDSTRNSLKRNGAFNEPNSTMEIAQLLLSLLHAWGMDPDLDRVCEGKLGLLRPMVPVSFGVLSKGGYMSFLLPTWQTHLEHCIGEPATQLEQRLPVELVRQERLTRAFTSRAHWELSTTLTSNHLLAVVALSNTLMSMNNATFVPEQERNRKMHRPGNRPVNWNKAEEENEEMYTVQQAQIKQGWSLLATLHCVLLPDKVAAQGGSKTFKKPQVEMMARRWQHQCLEIREAAQALLLAELGRMGPKGRKALVDNWAPYLPMYSTQEPIAPQNQNQSPPPGSPPPNSEHPDVEDDEEEELAEELSVSRKPSSVAELKRKQTTAVVLLGVIGAEFGQDVTTNNQKRDNDQRRKSSVVEGFGIGNNNLSRLTSIALTHLLYAPNSQKLPLHTALRRAAIDLIGRGFTVWEPYLDVSRVLLSLLEMCCDADKLVPSMTYGLPLTPAADSCRTARHALTLIATARPAAFITTMAREVARYNTLQQNAQTLNINLGASVLARAKPEILRIVEQLIDKMQSEMSDLLVEVMDIILHCLDPGHLKTKPLNEVFPAVCRFNQVSHYPPTRRIAVGSRTGHIALYELRGTVKCQSIIAHQAPVTALAFSPEGKYLVSYSCSENKLCFWQQISSGMFGLGNSQIRCIKSYSTAPINDVARLNPMRLARLIWINNRTVTLMLADSSETRFNV